One genomic window of Streptomyces sp. NBC_01498 includes the following:
- a CDS encoding NADH-ubiquinone oxidoreductase-F iron-sulfur binding region domain-containing protein, whose product MNAPLPDVPEVRVVGLPQLTQGFDLVERLDLAMHLKVHGPLSPLTGELLAQLAENISLLGRGGAGFPFSKKLRAVAKASIRRGVRPVVVINGSEGEPACRKDTVLLNRAPHLILDGALLAAEALGARTLVVAVTRNSTEISMRAALAERGLSDRRGQQLRARVIRTPERMVSGEASSVIRAANGGPSMPPGRRERAAESGVGGAPTLLSNAETYAQLAIGARIGARRYGHTGLDAEPGTVMLTVSGAVARPMVVEVPTGVPLRYVLQLAGAPPLPQGVLTGGYHGNWIDSVAAHDAVVSRESLAAVGGSLGAGAILPIGPETCPLGEALRVANWLAAETSGQCGPCRLGLPAAAGGLSDVLNGGGPAALEALRAVTQAVRGRGACKHPDGSARFFMSTLSAFTDDLAAHVLDGGCGRETTGVLPLPGPGYQTEVESIPSGEKLAVDWTLCQGHGLCADIVPELIRLGPDGFPALADASVPMHLRGRAQRAVRRCPALALRIEQPAPQRPALPGGGPAALPPGGGRKALGSGR is encoded by the coding sequence GTGAACGCCCCTCTCCCCGATGTCCCCGAAGTCCGTGTCGTCGGCCTTCCCCAGCTGACACAGGGGTTCGACCTCGTCGAACGGCTCGACCTGGCCATGCACCTCAAGGTGCACGGGCCGCTGTCGCCGCTGACCGGGGAGCTGCTCGCCCAGCTCGCCGAGAACATCTCCCTCCTCGGACGCGGAGGCGCCGGCTTCCCGTTCAGCAAGAAGCTGCGCGCCGTCGCCAAGGCATCGATCCGGCGCGGGGTGCGCCCCGTCGTCGTCATCAACGGCAGTGAGGGCGAGCCGGCCTGCCGCAAGGACACGGTGCTGCTCAACCGGGCGCCCCATCTGATCCTGGACGGCGCCCTGCTGGCCGCCGAGGCGCTGGGCGCGCGCACCCTGGTGGTCGCCGTCACCCGCAACTCCACCGAGATATCCATGCGGGCCGCGCTCGCCGAGCGCGGTCTGTCCGACCGGCGCGGGCAGCAGCTGCGGGCGCGCGTGATCCGTACGCCCGAGCGCATGGTCTCCGGTGAGGCGTCGTCCGTGATCCGCGCGGCCAACGGCGGGCCCTCGATGCCGCCGGGCCGCCGCGAGCGGGCCGCCGAGTCCGGTGTCGGCGGCGCCCCGACGCTGCTGTCCAACGCCGAGACGTACGCCCAACTCGCCATCGGCGCCCGGATCGGCGCCCGCCGCTACGGGCACACCGGGCTCGACGCCGAGCCGGGCACCGTCATGCTGACCGTCTCGGGCGCGGTCGCGCGCCCGATGGTCGTGGAGGTGCCGACGGGGGTTCCGCTGCGCTACGTCCTCCAGCTGGCCGGGGCGCCGCCGCTGCCGCAGGGCGTACTGACCGGCGGATACCACGGCAACTGGATCGACTCGGTGGCCGCGCACGACGCCGTCGTCTCGCGCGAGTCGCTGGCGGCGGTGGGCGGCTCGCTGGGCGCGGGCGCGATCCTGCCGATCGGCCCCGAGACCTGCCCGCTGGGCGAGGCGCTGCGGGTGGCGAACTGGCTCGCCGCCGAGACCTCCGGCCAGTGCGGCCCCTGCCGGCTCGGTCTGCCGGCCGCTGCGGGCGGGCTGAGCGACGTACTGAACGGCGGCGGCCCGGCGGCCCTGGAGGCGCTGCGCGCGGTGACGCAGGCGGTACGGGGGCGGGGGGCCTGCAAGCATCCCGACGGGTCCGCGCGGTTCTTCATGTCGACCCTCTCCGCCTTCACCGACGACCTGGCCGCCCATGTGCTGGACGGCGGCTGCGGACGTGAGACGACCGGGGTGCTGCCGCTGCCGGGTCCCGGCTACCAGACCGAGGTGGAGTCCATCCCGAGCGGCGAGAAGCTGGCTGTGGACTGGACGCTCTGCCAGGGGCACGGGCTCTGCGCGGACATCGTGCCGGAGCTGATCCGGCTGGGCCCGGACGGTTTCCCCGCGCTGGCCGACGCCTCCGTACCGATGCATCTGCGGGGCCGTGCCCAGCGCGCGGTACGGCGCTGCCCGGCGCTGGCGCTGCGTATCGAGCAGCCGGCGCCGCAGCGGCCGGCGCTGCCGGGGGGCGGCCCGGCCGCCCTGCCGCCGGGCGGTGGCAGAAAGGCCCTGGGCAGCGGACGCTGA
- the leuS gene encoding leucine--tRNA ligase — protein sequence MSETNPAAPGAETTAPTAPHRYTAAMAADIEARWQDFWDTEGTYEAPNPSGDLAGDPAVVARPKKYVMDMFPYPSGTGLHVGHPLGYIATDVYARHQRMSGYNVLHTLGFDAFGLPAEQYAISTGTHPRVSTEAAMDNMRRQLRRLGLGHDKRRAIATIDPEFHRWTQWIFVQIFNSWYDPEADRARPITELVARFESGERPTPDGRPWSELTAVERSDVLGGHRLAYASDAPVNWCPGLGTVLANEEVTADGRSERGNFPVFKSKLRQWNMRITAYADRLLDDLDALDWPDAIKQQQRNWIGRSEGARVDFPVGDAGTVTVFTTRQDTLFGATYMVLAPEHQLVEKIVPAAWPEGTHDVWTGGHATPAEAVDAYRKQAAAKSDVERQADAKDKTGVFTGAYATNPANGESIPVFVADYVLMGYGTGAIMAVPAHDSRDFAFARAFELSMRCVVAPTDGRGTDPGEWDDAFVAYDATLVNSASAELTLDGLGVVDAKAKTTAWLADRGIGEGTVNFRLRDWLFSRQRYWGEPFPVVYDEDGVAHALPESMLPLELPEVDDYSPRTFDPDDADTRPETPLSRNEDWVAVELDLGDGRGVRRYRRETNTMPNWAGSCWYELRYLDPHNDDNLVAPDVERYWMGPRDGMPHGGVDLYVGGAEHAVLHLLYARFWSKALYDLGHVSSVEPFHKLYNQGMIQAFVYRDSRGIAVDAHEVEERDGTYWFRGEQVSRLLGKMGKSLKNAVTPDEIFAEYGADTLRLYEMAMGPLDVSRPWDTRAVVGQYRLLQRLWRNVVDETTGEVTVVDAPDDEIDVATLRALHKAVDGVGQDLASLRFNTAIAKITELNNHLTKTGGPVARSVAERLVLLVAPLAPHVAEELWRRLGHTGSVVHEAFPVADPAYVVDESVTCVVQIKGKVRARLEVSPSISDEELEALALGDAAVVAAVGGAAVRKVIVRAPKLVNIVTG from the coding sequence ATGAGCGAGACGAATCCGGCAGCCCCCGGCGCGGAGACGACCGCGCCGACCGCGCCGCACCGCTACACGGCTGCCATGGCCGCCGACATCGAGGCACGCTGGCAGGACTTCTGGGACACCGAGGGCACCTACGAGGCGCCCAACCCCTCCGGCGACCTGGCCGGGGACCCGGCCGTCGTCGCGCGCCCCAAGAAGTACGTCATGGACATGTTCCCGTACCCCTCGGGCACCGGCCTGCACGTCGGCCACCCGCTGGGCTACATCGCCACCGACGTCTACGCCCGCCACCAGCGCATGAGCGGCTACAACGTGCTGCACACGCTGGGCTTCGACGCCTTCGGCCTGCCCGCCGAGCAGTACGCGATCAGCACCGGCACCCACCCCCGGGTGTCGACCGAGGCCGCCATGGACAACATGAGGCGGCAGCTGCGCCGGCTGGGCCTGGGGCACGACAAGCGGCGCGCGATCGCCACCATCGACCCGGAGTTCCACCGCTGGACCCAGTGGATCTTCGTACAGATCTTCAACTCCTGGTACGACCCCGAGGCCGACCGCGCCCGGCCGATCACCGAACTGGTCGCGCGCTTCGAGAGCGGCGAGCGCCCGACGCCCGACGGCCGCCCCTGGAGCGAGCTGACGGCGGTCGAGCGCTCGGACGTCCTGGGCGGACACCGGCTGGCGTACGCCTCCGACGCCCCCGTCAACTGGTGCCCCGGCCTGGGCACCGTCCTGGCCAACGAGGAGGTCACCGCCGACGGCCGCTCCGAGCGCGGCAACTTCCCGGTCTTCAAGTCCAAGCTGCGCCAGTGGAACATGCGCATCACCGCCTACGCGGACCGCCTGCTGGACGACCTCGACGCGCTGGACTGGCCGGACGCCATCAAGCAGCAGCAGCGCAACTGGATCGGGCGCAGCGAGGGCGCGCGCGTCGACTTCCCCGTCGGCGACGCCGGGACCGTCACCGTCTTCACGACCCGTCAGGACACCCTGTTCGGTGCCACGTACATGGTGCTGGCGCCGGAGCACCAGCTGGTCGAGAAGATCGTTCCGGCCGCCTGGCCCGAGGGCACCCACGACGTGTGGACCGGCGGTCACGCCACGCCCGCCGAGGCCGTCGACGCGTACCGCAAGCAGGCAGCGGCCAAGTCCGACGTCGAACGGCAGGCCGACGCCAAGGACAAGACGGGCGTCTTCACCGGCGCGTACGCGACGAATCCGGCCAACGGCGAATCGATCCCGGTCTTCGTCGCGGACTATGTCCTGATGGGGTACGGCACGGGCGCGATCATGGCCGTACCGGCGCACGACAGCCGGGACTTTGCGTTTGCACGCGCTTTCGAGCTGTCGATGCGCTGTGTCGTGGCACCGACCGACGGCCGGGGCACCGACCCCGGGGAGTGGGACGACGCGTTCGTCGCGTACGACGCCACGCTCGTCAACTCCGCGTCTGCCGAACTGACGCTGGACGGACTGGGCGTGGTCGATGCCAAGGCGAAGACCACCGCGTGGCTGGCCGACCGGGGCATCGGCGAGGGCACCGTCAACTTCCGGCTGCGCGACTGGCTGTTCAGCCGGCAGCGCTACTGGGGCGAGCCGTTCCCCGTCGTCTACGACGAGGACGGCGTCGCGCACGCGCTGCCCGAGTCGATGCTGCCGCTGGAACTGCCCGAGGTGGACGACTACTCGCCGCGCACCTTCGACCCGGACGACGCCGACACCCGGCCCGAGACGCCGCTGTCGCGCAACGAGGACTGGGTGGCCGTCGAGCTGGACCTGGGCGACGGCAGGGGCGTACGGCGCTACCGCCGGGAGACCAACACCATGCCGAACTGGGCCGGTTCGTGCTGGTACGAGCTGCGCTACCTCGACCCGCACAACGACGACAACCTGGTCGCCCCCGATGTCGAGCGGTACTGGATGGGGCCCCGCGACGGCATGCCGCACGGCGGCGTCGACCTGTACGTGGGCGGCGCCGAACACGCCGTGCTGCACCTGCTGTACGCGCGCTTCTGGTCCAAGGCGCTGTACGACCTGGGCCATGTGTCGTCGGTCGAACCGTTCCACAAGCTCTACAACCAGGGCATGATCCAGGCGTTCGTCTACCGCGACAGCCGGGGCATCGCGGTCGACGCGCACGAGGTGGAGGAACGCGACGGCACCTACTGGTTCCGGGGCGAGCAGGTCAGCAGACTGCTGGGCAAGATGGGCAAGTCCCTGAAGAACGCGGTCACCCCGGACGAGATCTTCGCCGAGTACGGCGCCGACACGCTGCGGCTGTACGAGATGGCGATGGGCCCGCTGGACGTCTCGCGGCCGTGGGACACGCGCGCGGTGGTGGGCCAGTACCGGCTGCTGCAACGGCTGTGGCGCAACGTCGTCGACGAGACGACCGGTGAGGTCACGGTCGTGGACGCGCCGGACGACGAGATCGACGTGGCGACGCTGCGCGCCCTGCACAAGGCCGTCGACGGGGTCGGCCAGGACCTGGCCTCGCTGCGCTTCAACACCGCCATCGCCAAGATCACCGAACTGAACAACCACCTCACCAAGACGGGCGGGCCGGTCGCCCGCTCCGTCGCGGAACGGCTGGTGCTGCTGGTGGCGCCGCTCGCGCCGCACGTCGCCGAGGAGCTGTGGCGCCGGCTGGGGCACACCGGCTCGGTCGTGCACGAGGCGTTCCCGGTGGCCGATCCGGCGTACGTGGTGGACGAGTCCGTCACCTGCGTGGTCCAGATCAAGGGCAAGGTCAGGGCGCGGCTGGAGGTCTCCCCGTCGATCTCGGACGAGGAGCTGGAGGCGCTGGCGCTGGGCGACGCGGCCGTGGTCGCCGCGGTGGGCGGCGCGGCCGTCCGCAAGGTGATCGTACGGGCGCCGAAGCTCGTCAACATCGTGACCGGATAA
- a CDS encoding methyltransferase type 11, with product MPNSPAAPALWHRLLGVLRCPVCDGPLGPPPGVPAPGPTLRGVTSLRCAGGHSYDVARQGYLGLLTGNVNVANADSADMVGARSRFLEGGHYAPLADALAAAVAGLCPPDGTVLDAGAGTGYYLAAVLDALPGAVGLGLDLSKFALRRAAGVHPRAGTATWDIWKPLPVVSGAADVVINVFAPRNGPEFRRVLRPDGALVVVTPTARHLAGLPAGLGMLSVDAAKEDRLRRTLSGHFRQEGADLVEREIALTGESVRDLILMGPSAHHLAAEEVHRSVASLDSPLTVTVSFVVSVHRPS from the coding sequence GTGCCCAACTCGCCCGCCGCGCCCGCCCTTTGGCACCGGCTGCTCGGCGTGCTGCGATGCCCGGTGTGCGACGGGCCGCTCGGGCCCCCGCCCGGAGTCCCGGCGCCCGGCCCGACGCTGCGGGGCGTCACGTCACTGCGCTGCGCCGGGGGTCACTCGTACGACGTCGCCCGCCAGGGTTACCTCGGTCTGCTGACCGGCAATGTGAACGTGGCCAACGCCGACAGCGCGGACATGGTGGGCGCCCGGAGCCGCTTCCTGGAGGGCGGGCACTACGCGCCGCTCGCGGACGCCCTCGCCGCGGCCGTCGCCGGGCTCTGCCCGCCGGACGGCACCGTCCTGGACGCCGGGGCCGGCACCGGTTACTACCTCGCCGCCGTGCTCGACGCCCTGCCCGGCGCGGTGGGACTCGGGCTCGACCTCTCCAAGTTCGCGCTGCGCCGGGCCGCCGGGGTCCATCCGAGGGCGGGCACCGCGACCTGGGACATCTGGAAGCCACTGCCCGTGGTGAGCGGCGCCGCCGACGTCGTGATCAATGTCTTCGCGCCGCGCAACGGCCCGGAGTTCCGGCGCGTCCTGCGCCCTGACGGGGCCCTGGTCGTCGTCACGCCGACCGCCCGCCATCTCGCCGGACTCCCGGCGGGTCTGGGCATGTTGTCGGTCGACGCCGCGAAGGAGGACCGGCTCCGGCGTACGCTGTCCGGTCACTTCCGGCAGGAGGGCGCGGACCTCGTGGAACGGGAGATCGCACTGACGGGGGAGTCCGTGCGCGATCTGATCCTGATGGGCCCCAGCGCCCACCACCTGGCCGCCGAGGAGGTGCACCGGAGCGTCGCGTCGCTGGACAGCCCGCTCACGGTGACCGTCTCGTTCGTCGTGTCGGTCCACCGGCCGAGCTGA
- a CDS encoding DegV family protein — MSRHVAIVTDSTAYLPPQAMERHGITAVPLTVVLGDRALEEGTEISARSLALALQKRHSVTTSRPSPEVFAAAYRAAADAGATGIVSLHLSAEFSGTYDAAVLAARDAPVPVRVVDTGMVAMALGFCALAAAETAEADGTLDEAVAAAEKRAAGTYAYFYVDTLDYLRRGGRIGAAQALFGSALAVKPLLQLEGGRIELLEKVRTASKAIARLEEIVAQRAGNGGVDIAVHHLAAPEKAAALADRLRERVPGLGELHVSEVGAVIGAHTGPGLLGAVVSPR; from the coding sequence ATGTCCCGCCATGTCGCGATCGTCACCGATTCAACGGCCTACCTGCCGCCCCAGGCGATGGAACGCCATGGCATCACCGCGGTCCCGCTGACCGTGGTTCTCGGCGACCGGGCCCTCGAAGAGGGCACCGAGATCTCCGCCCGGTCGCTCGCCCTCGCGCTTCAGAAACGCCACTCGGTGACCACCTCCCGGCCGAGCCCCGAGGTCTTCGCCGCCGCCTACCGCGCGGCGGCCGACGCCGGGGCGACGGGCATCGTCTCGCTCCATCTGTCGGCGGAGTTCTCCGGGACGTACGACGCGGCGGTCCTGGCCGCGCGGGACGCGCCGGTGCCGGTACGGGTGGTGGACACCGGGATGGTGGCGATGGCCCTCGGCTTCTGCGCGCTGGCGGCGGCGGAGACCGCCGAGGCGGACGGCACACTGGACGAGGCCGTGGCGGCGGCCGAGAAACGAGCGGCCGGGACGTACGCGTACTTCTACGTCGACACGCTGGACTATCTGCGGCGCGGCGGCCGGATCGGGGCGGCGCAGGCGCTTTTCGGCTCGGCGCTCGCCGTGAAGCCCCTGCTCCAACTGGAGGGCGGCCGGATCGAGTTGCTGGAGAAGGTGCGTACGGCGTCGAAGGCGATCGCCCGGCTGGAGGAGATCGTCGCGCAGCGGGCGGGCAATGGCGGGGTCGACATCGCCGTGCACCATCTCGCGGCGCCCGAGAAGGCCGCCGCGCTCGCCGACCGGCTGCGGGAACGGGTGCCGGGCCTCGGCGAGTTGCACGTCAGCGAGGTCGGCGCGGTGATCGGGGCACACACCGGTCCCGGGTTGCTGGGGGCCGTGGTCTCACCGCGTTGA
- a CDS encoding helix-hairpin-helix domain-containing protein, whose amino-acid sequence MPLWVQVRCGLEPKTLAALVVVLLVAVVLAVQHFWSGRPQPVSAPETVREEVAVTGAAREPAPSPGVAPPASVAVPAPAVSPAGRVVVDVSGTVRSPGVHRLPLGSRVADALRAAGGVEPGTDLTGLNRARVLVDGEQVVVGGPAPPVPGTGIAPGGSSAGPGAGGAAGDGAPVSLSTATVEQLDTLPGVGPVLARHIVDYRTRHGGFRSVGELREVNGIGERRFADIEPRVRP is encoded by the coding sequence TTGCCGCTCTGGGTGCAGGTCAGATGCGGGCTTGAGCCGAAGACCCTGGCCGCGCTGGTGGTGGTGCTGCTCGTGGCCGTCGTGCTGGCGGTCCAGCACTTCTGGTCCGGTCGGCCGCAGCCGGTGAGCGCTCCGGAGACGGTCCGCGAAGAGGTGGCGGTGACGGGGGCGGCGCGCGAGCCCGCACCGTCGCCCGGAGTGGCGCCGCCGGCTTCCGTCGCGGTGCCCGCGCCCGCCGTGTCGCCCGCCGGGCGGGTGGTGGTCGATGTCAGCGGCACGGTACGCAGCCCCGGCGTCCACCGGCTGCCCCTCGGGTCACGGGTCGCCGACGCGCTGCGGGCCGCCGGCGGCGTCGAACCGGGCACCGATCTGACCGGACTCAACCGGGCGCGCGTTCTGGTGGACGGCGAACAGGTGGTCGTGGGCGGTCCCGCACCACCGGTGCCGGGCACGGGAATCGCGCCCGGCGGAAGCTCGGCCGGGCCGGGCGCCGGGGGCGCGGCGGGGGACGGGGCACCGGTGAGTCTCAGCACGGCCACCGTCGAACAGCTCGACACCCTGCCCGGTGTCGGCCCGGTACTCGCGCGCCACATCGTGGACTACCGCACCCGCCACGGCGGGTTCAGGTCCGTCGGCGAACTGCGCGAGGTGAACGGGATCGGTGAGCGCCGGTTCGCCGACATCGAGCCACGTGTACGGCCATGA